One genomic window of Trichlorobacter lovleyi includes the following:
- a CDS encoding 23S rRNA (pseudouridine(1915)-N(3))-methyltransferase RlmH, producing the protein MKLRIIWLGKTRDPWIKEGVAEYSGRIGRYLPLVIDELKDEKDATLEEGRRREGERLLKQLSPNAVLVALDERGQQLDSVKFAEFIGKHRDSGTTELVFAIGGSYGFSDEVRSRAGKVLALSAMTFTHQMVRPFLLEQIYRACTILNNEPYHH; encoded by the coding sequence ATGAAGCTCCGTATTATCTGGCTTGGAAAGACACGTGACCCCTGGATCAAAGAGGGGGTTGCGGAGTACAGCGGGCGGATTGGCCGCTATCTGCCCTTGGTGATTGATGAACTGAAAGATGAGAAGGATGCCACCCTGGAAGAGGGACGCCGACGTGAAGGCGAGCGGCTGCTGAAACAGCTTTCCCCCAACGCGGTGCTGGTGGCACTGGATGAACGGGGCCAGCAGCTGGATTCCGTCAAATTTGCTGAATTTATCGGCAAACATCGTGACAGTGGTACCACCGAGCTGGTCTTTGCCATTGGCGGTTCCTACGGTTTCAGCGATGAAGTCCGCAGCCGTGCCGGCAAGGTGCTGGCTCTTTCCGCCATGACCTTTACCCACCAGATGGTGCGACCGTTTCTGCTTGAGCAGATCTACCGGGCCTGCACCATCCTGAATAACGAGCCGTACCACCACTGA
- the rsfS gene encoding ribosome silencing factor: MTEKTAEKPTLSPRERAIRCAELASDKKGYDLRVLDITAISTIADFLVIISGQSDKQNQAICDHIRRELKKFGKVQEIEGETEGKWIVMDYSDVLVHIFHEEQRKRYDLDGLWEKAEQVELSAALQATDAANKDSFTI, translated from the coding sequence ATGACAGAAAAAACTGCAGAAAAGCCGACCCTCAGCCCACGTGAACGGGCGATCCGCTGTGCCGAACTGGCCAGCGACAAGAAGGGCTACGACCTCCGGGTGCTGGATATCACCGCCATCAGCACCATTGCCGATTTTCTGGTGATCATCTCCGGCCAGTCCGACAAGCAGAATCAGGCGATCTGCGACCATATCCGCAGGGAGCTGAAAAAGTTCGGAAAGGTGCAGGAGATTGAGGGGGAGACTGAAGGCAAGTGGATCGTGATGGACTACAGCGATGTGCTGGTGCATATCTTCCACGAGGAACAGCGCAAGCGCTATGATCTGGACGGGCTGTGGGAAAAGGCAGAGCAGGTGGAGCTGTCGGCAGCGCTGCAGGCCACCGACGCAGCCAACAAAGACTCGTTCACAATCTGA
- the nadD gene encoding nicotinate-nucleotide adenylyltransferase produces the protein MKLGLLGGTFNPIHLAHLRIAEEAREAVGLDQVLFIPAADPPHKPLAGDVSFELRAAMVQRAIAANPAFRFSDLEAHRAGKSYTVDTLTALRTARPGDELHFIIGSDSFLELGLWHRYADIFPLASLIVLERPEKAITEPLQQLPELVRDQFVQEAGSLVRHSSGTSIRFVIGTRLDISSSQLRERVARQQSIRYLVPPEIESFITQKGLYQP, from the coding sequence ATGAAGCTCGGACTGCTCGGCGGCACCTTTAACCCGATCCATCTGGCCCACCTGCGGATAGCCGAAGAGGCCCGCGAGGCAGTCGGTCTGGACCAGGTGCTGTTTATCCCGGCAGCCGATCCGCCGCATAAACCGCTGGCCGGGGATGTCTCCTTCGAGCTGCGGGCAGCCATGGTACAACGGGCCATTGCTGCCAATCCGGCTTTCCGTTTCAGTGACCTAGAAGCGCACCGGGCAGGAAAGTCCTACACGGTTGATACCCTGACCGCCCTCAGGACAGCGCGGCCGGGTGACGAGCTGCATTTTATTATCGGCAGCGACTCATTTCTGGAGCTGGGCCTGTGGCACCGTTATGCCGACATTTTTCCGCTGGCCTCACTGATAGTATTGGAACGGCCTGAAAAAGCGATTACCGAGCCACTACAGCAGTTGCCGGAACTGGTGCGCGACCAGTTTGTGCAAGAGGCCGGTAGCCTGGTGCGACACAGCAGCGGCACCAGTATCCGCTTTGTGATCGGAACCCGGCTGGATATTTCATCCAGCCAGCTGCGCGAACGGGTAGCACGGCAGCAATCGATCCGTTATCTTGTTCCGCCTGAAATTGAATCATTTATTACCCAGAAGGGATTGTATCAACCATGA
- a CDS encoding bifunctional UDP-4-keto-pentose/UDP-xylose synthase, with the protein MKVLILGVNGFIGNALTHRILTTTDWEVYGLDMACDKLERSLGHERFHFLEGDITINKEWIEYHIKKCDVVLPLVAIATPVTYVKDPLRVFELDFEENLKIIRQCVKHKKRVIFPSTSEVYGMSPDAEFDEENSPLVLGPIAKERWIYSCAKQMLDRVIYAYGNHENFKFTLFRPFNWIGPKLDSIHTAKEGSSRVLTQFLYDILAEKPIELVDGGNQRRSFTFIEDGIDALMKIIENRNGCADGKIFNIGNPNNDLSVKELAEKLRDMVATFPLYKEKADKCRIVETSSDSFYGKGYQDMLTRVPSVKRAKECLGWEPTTTIDDALRKTLEFYLVDEREKLSEFL; encoded by the coding sequence ATGAAAGTACTGATACTCGGCGTGAACGGTTTTATCGGCAATGCATTGACCCATCGCATCCTGACCACCACGGACTGGGAGGTCTACGGTCTTGATATGGCCTGCGACAAGCTGGAGCGGTCGCTGGGACACGAGCGATTCCATTTTCTGGAGGGTGACATCACCATCAACAAGGAATGGATCGAGTATCATATCAAGAAGTGCGATGTGGTGCTGCCGCTGGTGGCGATTGCCACGCCGGTCACCTATGTCAAGGACCCGCTGCGGGTCTTCGAACTGGATTTCGAGGAAAATCTCAAGATCATTCGCCAGTGCGTCAAGCACAAGAAGCGGGTTATCTTTCCCTCCACCTCCGAGGTTTACGGCATGAGCCCGGATGCCGAGTTTGATGAGGAAAATTCACCGCTGGTGCTGGGACCGATTGCCAAGGAACGCTGGATTTACTCCTGCGCCAAGCAGATGCTGGACCGGGTGATCTATGCCTACGGCAACCACGAAAACTTTAAATTCACCCTGTTCCGCCCTTTCAACTGGATCGGCCCCAAGCTGGACAGCATCCATACTGCCAAGGAAGGCAGCTCACGGGTACTGACCCAGTTTCTGTATGATATCCTGGCTGAAAAGCCGATTGAACTGGTGGATGGCGGTAACCAGCGTCGTTCCTTCACCTTTATTGAAGATGGCATCGATGCCCTGATGAAGATCATCGAGAACCGCAACGGTTGCGCCGACGGCAAGATCTTCAATATCGGCAACCCCAACAACGACCTGTCGGTCAAGGAGCTGGCCGAAAAACTGCGTGACATGGTGGCCACCTTCCCGCTCTACAAGGAAAAGGCTGACAAGTGCCGGATCGTGGAGACCTCTTCGGATTCCTTCTACGGCAAAGGCTATCAGGATATGCTGACCCGGGTGCCGTCGGTCAAGCGGGCCAAGGAATGCCTGGGCTGGGAACCAACCACCACCATTGACGATGCCCTGCGCAAGACCCTGGAGTTTTATCTGGTGGATGAGCGGGAGAAGCTCTCCGAGTTTCTGTAG
- a CDS encoding formyltransferase, which produces MKLVVCAYHNVGYRCIEELLRQGAEICLIFTHEDSPTEQIWFSSVRELAEANKIPCLTSSINEPENRERVRQIAPDFLLSFYYRNMIKPELLELPTRGALNLHGSWLPKYRGRVPVNWAVINGETETGATLHYMVAKPDAGDIVDQEKVAIAFTDTAHDVFGKVNEAAVTVLRRAWPRLVDGSADRIPMDLAAGSYFGGRKPEDGRIDWAKGAVQIYNLIRGVTHPYPGAFTELNGTKLLIWSAWPVAGSGQPGQVVSLKPLCIGTGDGLLELRRVQFEGGQEQEATACSLSESDRFA; this is translated from the coding sequence ATGAAACTTGTCGTCTGTGCCTATCATAACGTCGGTTACCGCTGCATTGAGGAGCTGTTGCGCCAGGGGGCCGAGATCTGCCTGATCTTCACCCATGAGGATTCACCTACTGAGCAGATCTGGTTCAGTTCAGTGCGTGAACTGGCCGAGGCGAACAAGATCCCCTGCCTGACCAGTTCCATCAACGAACCGGAGAATCGTGAGCGGGTACGGCAGATTGCGCCTGATTTTTTGTTGTCGTTCTATTACCGCAACATGATCAAGCCGGAGCTGCTGGAGCTGCCAACGAGAGGGGCACTGAACCTGCATGGTTCCTGGCTGCCGAAATACCGCGGCCGGGTGCCGGTTAACTGGGCCGTGATCAACGGCGAGACCGAGACCGGTGCAACCCTGCATTACATGGTTGCCAAGCCGGATGCCGGTGATATTGTTGATCAGGAAAAGGTTGCGATCGCCTTCACCGACACGGCCCACGACGTCTTTGGCAAGGTAAACGAAGCAGCGGTGACCGTGCTGCGCAGGGCCTGGCCCAGGCTGGTGGATGGCAGCGCAGATCGCATCCCGATGGACCTTGCGGCAGGCAGCTACTTTGGCGGCCGTAAGCCGGAAGATGGCAGGATTGACTGGGCAAAAGGTGCCGTCCAGATCTATAACCTGATCCGTGGGGTGACCCATCCCTATCCAGGCGCCTTCACCGAGTTGAACGGCACGAAGCTGCTCATCTGGTCCGCCTGGCCGGTAGCTGGCAGCGGCCAACCCGGTCAGGTGGTCTCACTGAAACCGTTGTGTATCGGCACCGGCGATGGGCTGCTGGAGCTCCGCAGGGTGCAGTTTGAGGGTGGGCAGGAACAAGAAGCAACAGCATGTTCATTGAGCGAATCTGATCGATTCGCATAA
- a CDS encoding glycosyltransferase → MTAPYVSIVVPVYNEEKSLQPLMDRLYPVAQALGRPFEIIFTNDGSRDRSLEMLRGYVQRYPGVKVVEFNGNFGQHMAILAAFERSSGEIVITLDADLQNPPEEIPRMVAAIESGHDVVGTIREKRQDPLFRRVASRIVNITTNKMTGMQMSDYGCMLRGYHRNIINNINQCGESTTFIPALAQTFSSNPTEIMVGHAERTLGESKYSFYRLIRLNFDLMTGFSVVPLQLFALLGIITSFLSVGFALFLFVRRFMIGAEVEGVFTLFAILFFFIGIVIFGIGIVGEYVGRIYQEVRKRPRYVVRKTYGFNEP, encoded by the coding sequence ATGACAGCGCCATACGTCAGTATTGTCGTTCCGGTGTACAATGAAGAAAAATCGCTGCAGCCGTTGATGGATCGGCTCTACCCGGTGGCACAGGCGCTGGGGCGTCCGTTCGAGATCATCTTTACCAATGACGGTTCACGTGACCGTTCGCTGGAGATGCTGCGTGGGTATGTACAGCGCTATCCCGGTGTGAAAGTGGTGGAGTTCAACGGTAACTTTGGCCAGCATATGGCCATCCTGGCGGCCTTTGAGCGCAGCAGCGGAGAAATCGTCATCACCCTGGATGCCGACCTGCAGAACCCGCCGGAAGAGATTCCCCGCATGGTTGCTGCCATTGAGTCCGGGCATGATGTGGTCGGCACGATCCGTGAAAAGCGGCAGGACCCGCTCTTTCGCCGGGTGGCCTCACGGATCGTCAACATCACCACCAACAAGATGACCGGGATGCAGATGAGTGACTACGGCTGCATGCTGCGGGGCTACCATCGCAACATCATCAACAACATCAACCAATGCGGTGAGTCCACCACCTTTATCCCCGCCCTGGCCCAGACCTTTTCGTCGAACCCGACCGAAATCATGGTGGGGCATGCCGAGCGGACCCTGGGCGAGAGCAAGTATTCCTTTTACCGGCTGATCCGGCTCAACTTCGACCTGATGACCGGCTTTTCCGTGGTGCCGTTGCAGCTGTTTGCCCTGCTGGGGATCATCACCTCGTTTCTGTCAGTCGGGTTTGCCCTGTTTCTGTTTGTCAGGCGTTTCATGATCGGGGCCGAGGTGGAGGGGGTCTTCACCCTGTTTGCCATCCTGTTCTTCTTCATCGGGATCGTCATCTTCGGGATCGGCATTGTGGGTGAGTATGTGGGCAGGATCTACCAGGAAGTGCGTAAGCGCCCACGCTACGTGGTCAGAAAGACCTACGGGTTTAACGAACCATGA